The proteins below are encoded in one region of Planctopirus limnophila DSM 3776:
- the lysS gene encoding lysine--tRNA ligase, with translation MSDTPEHLLAARLEKLERMEALGHDPWGQRFDGHMHIDAARAKAPEEKGIDGEVVRVAGRVMRWSDSGKLRFGTIQDYTGRIQVMISKKDIAEDQWELMECFQTGDLLGVDGTLRRTNTGEISVFATKLHVLGKSLSQPPEKWHGLQDIETLLRQRYLDLIYNDGVLARMLRRLKIIDSIRQTLRGEEFFEVETPVLHAIAGGAAARPFITHHNALDIPLYLRIALELHLKRLMVGGIERVYEIGRVFRNEGVDATHNPEFTMIELYQAYADYNIMMELAEKIISEACKAANDGKTVVEWGDKTLDFTPPFQRAKYGDLFLKHAGCDMHDAAAVAEVARKLHIPTEGRHHDVIVNDVFEATVEDHLEGPVFVIDYPSSMCPLTKRKNGQPEIAERFELFIHGLELANAYTELNDPRLQEDLFKTQLAGLAEEDSMAKMDHDFVRALKVGMPCAGGMGIGIDRLVMLLTNTKTIRDVIFFPLLKPEVE, from the coding sequence ATGTCAGACACTCCTGAGCATCTGCTGGCCGCCCGTCTTGAAAAGCTTGAGCGAATGGAAGCCCTGGGGCATGATCCCTGGGGGCAGCGTTTCGATGGACACATGCACATTGATGCCGCCCGGGCCAAGGCACCGGAAGAAAAGGGAATCGATGGCGAAGTGGTGCGTGTGGCCGGTCGCGTCATGCGCTGGAGTGATTCGGGCAAGCTGCGGTTTGGGACAATTCAGGATTACACCGGTCGTATTCAGGTGATGATCTCGAAGAAGGACATTGCCGAAGACCAGTGGGAACTGATGGAATGCTTCCAGACGGGCGACCTGCTGGGGGTGGATGGAACGTTACGCCGCACCAATACGGGCGAAATTTCTGTTTTTGCCACGAAGCTGCATGTGTTAGGTAAGAGTCTTTCACAGCCGCCGGAAAAGTGGCATGGCCTGCAGGATATCGAGACACTCCTTCGCCAGCGTTATCTCGACCTGATCTATAACGATGGTGTTCTCGCCCGTATGTTGCGGCGATTGAAGATCATCGATTCGATCCGTCAAACGCTGCGAGGGGAAGAGTTTTTCGAAGTTGAAACGCCTGTTCTGCATGCGATTGCCGGGGGGGCTGCAGCACGGCCATTTATTACGCATCATAATGCGCTCGACATACCGCTTTATCTGCGGATTGCCCTCGAGTTGCATCTCAAGCGACTGATGGTGGGCGGGATTGAGCGGGTTTATGAAATTGGCCGCGTCTTCCGTAATGAAGGTGTTGACGCCACGCATAACCCGGAATTCACCATGATCGAGCTGTATCAGGCTTATGCCGATTACAACATCATGATGGAACTGGCTGAGAAGATTATTTCCGAAGCCTGCAAGGCTGCCAATGATGGCAAGACGGTTGTCGAGTGGGGAGACAAGACGCTCGACTTCACACCACCATTCCAGCGGGCCAAGTATGGTGATCTGTTCCTGAAGCATGCTGGCTGCGACATGCACGATGCGGCGGCAGTGGCTGAAGTTGCCCGCAAGCTGCACATTCCTACCGAGGGGCGGCATCATGATGTGATTGTTAACGATGTCTTTGAAGCGACCGTGGAAGATCATCTCGAAGGCCCGGTGTTTGTGATTGATTACCCATCGAGTATGTGCCCGCTGACTAAGCGAAAGAACGGCCAGCCCGAGATTGCCGAACGATTTGAACTCTTTATTCATGGTCTCGAACTGGCCAATGCCTATACCGAATTGAACGATCCCAGGTTGCAGGAAGATCTGTTCAAGACACAGCTGGCAGGTCTGGCAGAAGAAGACTCGATGGCGAAGATGGATCATGACTTCGTGCGTGCTCTCAAGGTTGGTATGCCTTGTGCGGGTGGTATGGGGATCGGTATTGACCGGCTCGTCATGCTCCTGACCAACACTAAGACCATTCGTGATGTGATCTTCTTCCCGCTGCTGAAGCCCGAAGTCGAGTAG